A single region of the Pseudomonas sp. B21-023 genome encodes:
- a CDS encoding LysR family transcriptional regulator: MRLSIRHIEVFRAIMAAGSVTGAARLLFTSQPTVSRELARMEQVTGLSLFEREGGRLVPSAQALLLIEEVERAFVGLERIDRFAQAIRNFEQGRLAVTCLPLFSQTLLPKACKAFHQHHPGVSLSITAQESPLLEESLVAQQHDLGLTETAQVPRGAVGELLFNADMVCVLPAQHPLLAKPVLQLQDFHEVDFINLASLDSYRQQLDRHFREAGVNRRTIIETTSAASVCAMVRQGLGVAIINPLSGLEAGQAGLAIRRLSLSVPYQVMLIRPELRPASVVLEPFCQALRVQARAMEAALAQGA; encoded by the coding sequence ATGCGACTTTCCATTCGTCATATCGAAGTTTTCCGCGCCATCATGGCCGCCGGCAGTGTCACTGGCGCCGCGCGCCTGCTGTTCACCTCACAGCCCACGGTCAGCCGCGAGCTGGCGCGCATGGAGCAGGTCACCGGCCTGAGTTTGTTCGAGCGCGAAGGCGGGCGCCTGGTGCCCAGTGCCCAGGCCTTGTTGCTGATCGAGGAAGTCGAGCGTGCCTTCGTCGGCCTCGAGCGCATCGACCGCTTCGCCCAGGCCATCCGCAATTTCGAGCAGGGCCGGCTGGCCGTCACCTGCCTGCCGTTGTTCTCGCAAACCCTGCTGCCGAAGGCCTGCAAGGCGTTTCACCAGCATCATCCTGGGGTCAGCCTGAGCATCACCGCCCAGGAGTCGCCGTTGTTGGAGGAGTCGCTGGTCGCCCAGCAGCACGACCTCGGCCTGACCGAGACCGCGCAAGTGCCGCGGGGTGCGGTCGGCGAGCTGTTGTTCAACGCCGACATGGTCTGTGTGCTGCCCGCGCAGCACCCCTTGCTGGCCAAGCCGGTACTCCAGTTGCAGGACTTCCATGAGGTCGATTTCATCAACCTTGCCAGCTTGGACAGCTACCGCCAGCAACTCGACCGGCATTTCCGCGAGGCCGGCGTGAACCGGCGCACGATCATCGAGACCACCAGCGCCGCCTCGGTGTGCGCCATGGTCCGCCAGGGGCTGGGGGTGGCGATCATCAACCCGCTGAGCGGGCTGGAAGCGGGGCAGGCTGGGCTGGCGATCCGCCGCCTGAGCCTGTCGGTGCCGTACCAGGTGATGCTTATCCGGCCAGAGCTGCGGCCGGCGTCAGTGGTGCTGGAGCCGTTCTGCCAGGCGCTGCGGGTGCAGGCCAGGGCAATGGAGGCGGCCTTGGCGCAAGGCGCCTGA
- the cynR gene encoding transcriptional regulator CynR, which yields MLARHLQYFLAVAQHHSFTRAAAALHVSQPALSQQVRQLEESLGAQLFDRSGRSTRLTDAGDVYLRYAKRAEQELLEARRAIHDVGDLSRGSLRVAVTPTFTSYLIGPLVEAFHARYPNITLNLREIAQERMEELLQADELDVGIAFDEVHSQDIDSRPLLVETLALVVGRAHPLATARSIGPQALNDESLILLSAEFATREQIERYFRQHGIRPRVRMEANAIGAVIEVVRRTTLSTLLPANLALAHDDLTAIALDPLRLQRTAVLMQRRGAYQSAAARAFIEVATSVAARLEIGDSAAGIQLS from the coding sequence ATGCTTGCCCGGCACCTCCAGTACTTTCTCGCAGTGGCGCAACACCACAGTTTCACCCGCGCCGCAGCGGCGCTGCATGTCTCCCAGCCGGCGCTGTCACAACAGGTCAGGCAACTGGAGGAAAGCCTTGGCGCGCAGTTGTTCGACCGTTCCGGGCGCAGCACGCGGCTGACCGATGCCGGGGATGTCTACCTGCGCTATGCCAAGCGGGCGGAACAGGAACTGCTGGAGGCCAGGCGCGCCATCCATGACGTGGGCGACCTGAGCCGAGGATCGCTGCGGGTGGCGGTAACGCCGACCTTCACCAGCTACCTGATCGGCCCGCTGGTCGAGGCCTTCCATGCGCGTTACCCCAACATCACCCTGAACCTGCGCGAAATCGCCCAAGAGCGCATGGAGGAGCTGTTGCAGGCCGATGAGCTGGATGTCGGCATCGCCTTCGATGAGGTCCACAGCCAGGACATCGACAGCCGCCCGCTGCTGGTGGAAACCCTGGCGCTGGTGGTCGGTCGCGCACATCCGCTGGCCACTGCCCGCAGCATTGGCCCGCAGGCGCTCAACGACGAGTCGCTGATATTGCTCAGCGCCGAGTTCGCCACGCGCGAGCAGATCGAGCGCTATTTCCGCCAGCACGGTATACGCCCACGGGTGCGGATGGAGGCCAACGCCATTGGCGCGGTGATCGAAGTGGTACGCCGCACGACACTGTCGACCTTGCTGCCCGCCAACCTCGCCCTGGCCCATGATGACCTGACCGCCATTGCCCTGGACCCTCTGCGCCTGCAGCGCACCGCAGTCTTGATGCAGCGCAGGGGCGCCTATCAGAGCGCGGCAGCGCGGGCTTTCATCGAAGTGGCAACGTCAGTGGCGGCACGCCTGGAAATCGGCGACAGCGCAGCCGGTATTCAGCTCAGCTGA
- a CDS encoding carbonic anhydrase — translation MKDIIDGFLKFQRDAFPERVKLFKDLATQQSPRALFISCSDSRLVPELVTQREPGDLFVIRNAGNIVPSYGPEPGGVSASVEYAVAALQVADIVICGHSDCGAMTAIATCKCLDHMPAVAGWLRYADSARVVNEARQHHSPQAKVEAMVRENVIAQLANIQTHPSVRLALEEGRVRLHGWIYDIESGRIDAFDGRTGQFVALAQNPDVNAVSHPSRHVA, via the coding sequence ATGAAAGACATCATCGACGGTTTTCTGAAGTTCCAGCGCGACGCCTTCCCCGAGCGGGTCAAGCTGTTCAAGGACCTGGCCACCCAGCAAAGCCCCCGGGCGCTGTTCATCTCCTGCTCCGACAGCCGCCTGGTGCCCGAGCTGGTCACCCAGCGCGAGCCGGGCGACCTGTTCGTCATCCGCAACGCCGGCAACATCGTGCCTTCCTACGGCCCTGAGCCCGGCGGCGTATCGGCCTCGGTCGAATATGCCGTCGCCGCCCTGCAAGTGGCCGACATCGTCATCTGCGGCCACTCCGACTGCGGCGCCATGACCGCCATCGCCACCTGCAAGTGCCTGGACCACATGCCTGCCGTGGCCGGCTGGCTGCGCTATGCCGACTCCGCCCGGGTGGTCAACGAGGCGCGCCAGCATCACAGCCCGCAAGCCAAGGTCGAGGCCATGGTGCGCGAGAACGTGATCGCCCAGCTGGCCAACATCCAGACCCACCCCTCGGTGCGCCTGGCCCTGGAAGAGGGCCGCGTGCGCCTGCATGGCTGGATCTACGACATCGAAAGCGGCCGCATCGATGCCTTCGATGGGCGCACCGGCCAGTTCGTGGCCCTGGCGCAGAACCCTGACGTCAACGCCGTTTCCCACCCCTCCAGGCACGTTGCCTGA
- the cynS gene encoding cyanase has translation MIQSQISQNARLALSEVILLAKARKDLSFAQITDGTGLSEAFVTAALLGQHPLPASAAQVVGDKLGLDADGIALLQTVPLRGSIQGGVPTDPTIYRFYEMLQVYGTTLKALVHEKFGDGIISAINFKLDVKKVDDPEGGSRAVITLDGKYLPTKPF, from the coding sequence ATGATCCAGTCGCAAATCAGCCAGAACGCCCGCCTTGCCCTGAGCGAAGTCATCCTCCTGGCCAAGGCCCGCAAGGACCTGTCGTTCGCCCAGATCACCGACGGCACCGGGCTGTCCGAAGCCTTCGTCACTGCCGCGCTGCTGGGCCAGCACCCGCTGCCGGCCAGCGCTGCCCAGGTGGTGGGTGACAAGCTCGGCCTGGACGCCGATGGCATTGCCTTGCTGCAGACCGTGCCACTGCGCGGCAGCATCCAAGGCGGCGTGCCGACCGACCCGACCATCTACCGCTTCTACGAGATGCTGCAGGTGTACGGCACCACCCTCAAGGCACTGGTCCACGAGAAGTTCGGCGACGGCATCATCAGCGCCATCAACTTCAAGCTCGACGTGAAGAAGGTTGACGACCCGGAAGGTGGTTCCCGCGCGGTGATCACCCTGGATGGCAAGTACCTGCCGACCAAACCGTTCTGA
- a CDS encoding amidohydrolase family protein produces the protein MDLIFRNVRIDDAKPLMDVAVRNGKITDIAQTITATANQEIQGNGNVLVPGFVEAHLHLEKANVMQRKANRSGTLKEAIAVTAALKPTLTRDDIRERSVQVLRALVQAGTTHVRAHAEFDPAQGFTGLDGVLELRETLRDVIDIQVVAFPQEGILKLPGMKEMMVEAMERGADVVGGIPYNDVSPLEHIDFVFDLAQRYGKDIDLHQDFADDAEHMTIEYVARRTLAVGYQGRVSVGHLTSLAAVEPARQARIIALLREAGISVMCLPATDLHLGARGDSHNVRRTLTPVRALRDGGVNVCLATNNIRNAFTPYGTGDLLHIAQLAIPACHLGGADDQATVLPMLTSNPAKALGLQNHGLAVGNDADLVLMDTHRVSDVILDLPARLMVLKRGRVVATAEHRRSVVF, from the coding sequence ATGGACCTGATCTTCAGAAATGTCCGCATCGACGATGCAAAACCCTTGATGGATGTGGCCGTGCGCAATGGCAAGATCACTGATATCGCCCAGACGATCACGGCAACGGCAAACCAGGAAATCCAGGGCAACGGCAATGTCCTGGTCCCCGGCTTCGTCGAAGCCCACCTGCACCTGGAAAAAGCCAACGTCATGCAGCGCAAGGCCAACCGCTCCGGCACCTTGAAGGAAGCGATCGCCGTCACCGCCGCGCTCAAGCCCACCCTGACCCGCGACGATATTCGCGAGCGTTCTGTGCAGGTGTTGCGCGCCCTGGTGCAGGCCGGCACCACCCATGTGCGCGCCCACGCCGAGTTCGATCCGGCCCAGGGTTTTACCGGCCTGGACGGGGTCCTGGAGCTGCGCGAAACCTTGCGTGATGTCATCGATATCCAGGTGGTGGCGTTTCCCCAGGAAGGCATCCTGAAACTGCCCGGCATGAAAGAGATGATGGTCGAGGCCATGGAGAGGGGCGCCGATGTGGTCGGCGGCATTCCCTACAACGACGTATCGCCCCTGGAGCACATCGATTTCGTCTTCGACCTGGCCCAGCGCTACGGCAAGGACATCGACCTGCACCAGGACTTCGCCGACGACGCCGAGCACATGACCATCGAGTACGTCGCCCGCCGGACCCTCGCCGTGGGCTACCAAGGGCGCGTCAGCGTCGGCCACCTGACCAGCCTGGCGGCCGTGGAGCCAGCGCGCCAGGCGCGCATCATCGCGCTGCTGCGCGAAGCCGGCATCAGCGTGATGTGCCTGCCCGCCACCGACCTGCACCTGGGCGCCCGCGGCGACAGCCACAATGTGCGCCGCACCTTGACGCCGGTGCGGGCGTTGCGCGATGGCGGGGTGAACGTGTGCCTGGCCACCAACAACATCCGCAATGCCTTCACCCCCTACGGTACCGGCGACCTGCTGCACATCGCGCAACTGGCCATTCCCGCCTGCCACCTGGGCGGGGCGGACGACCAGGCCACGGTGCTGCCGATGCTCACCAGCAACCCGGCCAAGGCCCTGGGGTTGCAGAACCATGGCCTGGCGGTGGGCAACGACGCGGACCTGGTGCTGATGGATACCCACCGTGTCAGCGACGTGATCCTCGACCTGCCTGCGCGGCTGATGGTGCTCAAGCGTGGGAGGGTGGTGGCGACGGCTGAGCATCGCCGCTCGGTGGTGTTCTGA
- a CDS encoding MFS transporter: MPTAPQASNAWRILFLLFLANLFNFFDRTIPAIVIEPIRLEWHLSDFQIGIIGTAFTLVYAIAGLPLARIADTGSRSKLMGWGLLAWSGLTAVNGMVGSFWSFLLVRMGVGIGEASYAPAANSLIGDLFPAGRRARAMGIFMLGLPLGLLLAFFSIGAMVEAFATWRAPFFIAAVPGVLLALFIFMIREPARGAAETVAIAQTPLDRPLRRVLSVPTFAWLVLAGLTFNFATYACNSFMVPMLQRYFALTLHDAAVATGLIVGLSGLVGLTLGGWVADKVHQRFANGRLVFAALSMLAATLCTAWALHAGRIELGVFVAVFGIGWLFSYNFYTCVYTAIQDVVQPRLRATAMALFFAGLYLLGGGLGPVVVGGLSDHFAVAAMTAAGEGVMNEAFKAQGLHDAMYLIPVALMLTMVFLLAASRCFSRDAQRMREGMVLEGGAVAGQAAQA, from the coding sequence ATGCCCACCGCCCCCCAAGCGTCCAACGCCTGGCGCATCCTGTTCCTGCTGTTCCTGGCCAACCTGTTCAACTTCTTCGACCGCACCATCCCCGCCATCGTCATCGAGCCGATCCGCCTGGAGTGGCACCTGAGCGACTTCCAGATCGGCATCATCGGCACCGCCTTCACCCTGGTCTACGCCATCGCCGGCCTGCCGCTGGCACGTATCGCCGACACCGGCTCGCGCAGCAAGCTCATGGGCTGGGGCCTGCTGGCGTGGAGCGGGCTGACGGCGGTAAACGGCATGGTCGGCAGTTTCTGGAGCTTCCTGCTGGTGCGCATGGGCGTGGGCATCGGCGAGGCGAGCTATGCGCCCGCCGCCAACTCGCTGATCGGCGACCTGTTTCCCGCCGGGCGGCGGGCAAGGGCGATGGGCATCTTCATGCTTGGCCTGCCGTTGGGCCTGTTGCTGGCGTTCTTCAGCATCGGCGCGATGGTCGAGGCCTTCGCTACCTGGCGCGCACCGTTCTTCATTGCCGCCGTGCCTGGCGTGCTGCTGGCGCTGTTCATCTTCATGATCCGCGAACCCGCGCGCGGTGCGGCGGAGACTGTGGCTATCGCCCAGACCCCGCTCGACCGCCCGCTGCGCCGGGTGCTCAGCGTGCCCACCTTCGCCTGGCTGGTGTTGGCGGGGCTGACCTTCAATTTCGCCACCTATGCCTGCAACTCGTTCATGGTGCCGATGCTGCAGCGTTACTTTGCTCTGACGCTGCACGACGCCGCAGTGGCCACCGGGCTGATCGTCGGCCTCAGCGGCCTGGTGGGCCTGACCCTCGGCGGCTGGGTGGCCGACAAGGTGCACCAACGCTTTGCCAATGGCCGCCTGGTGTTTGCCGCGCTGAGCATGTTGGCGGCCACCCTGTGCACCGCCTGGGCACTGCATGCCGGGCGCATCGAGCTGGGCGTGTTCGTGGCGGTCTTCGGCATTGGCTGGCTGTTCTCGTACAACTTCTATACCTGCGTGTACACCGCCATCCAGGACGTGGTGCAACCGCGCTTGCGGGCCACGGCCATGGCCCTGTTCTTCGCTGGGCTGTACCTGCTGGGCGGCGGGCTGGGGCCGGTGGTGGTCGGCGGGCTGTCCGACCACTTCGCCGTGGCGGCCATGACGGCGGCGGGTGAGGGCGTGATGAACGAGGCGTTCAAGGCACAGGGGCTGCATGACGCGATGTACCTGATACCCGTGGCGCTGATGCTGACGATGGTGTTCCTGCTGGCGGCTTCGCGGTGTTTCAGCCGGGATGCGCAGCGGATGCGCGAGGGGATGGTGCTGGAGGGTGGGGCGGTGGCGGGGCAGGCGGCACAGGCTTGA
- a CDS encoding helix-turn-helix domain-containing protein: MSPLPFHTPHPPTATDAGAHLRRLRRQAGLSQLNLALLAGVSQRHLSCVETGRAKASPGTLHALLSALQVPLEHCNEVFLAAGYAPRYMASAADAPAMKMVHDAVEHILQANNPAPAIVIASNWDITAANASAGLLFAMAGVLASSTSGLNLLDTLLRPGGLGDHLINADEIRAIAWQRAAREAVSNPDLARLLQDLPVPPALAADTPMSPVVLTRVRTAEGELRFLSTFTTFGMPQDITVASLRIEHLMPADSETWQAMTAAYQRVIRNAEI, translated from the coding sequence ATGAGCCCTCTTCCCTTCCACACCCCGCACCCGCCCACCGCCACCGACGCGGGCGCGCATCTGCGCCGCCTGCGGCGCCAGGCCGGCCTCAGCCAGCTCAACCTGGCGTTGCTCGCTGGTGTTTCGCAACGCCACCTGAGCTGCGTGGAAACCGGCCGCGCCAAGGCCAGCCCCGGCACCCTGCATGCCCTGCTCAGCGCGCTGCAGGTGCCGCTTGAGCACTGCAACGAAGTGTTCCTCGCGGCGGGCTATGCACCGCGCTACATGGCCTCTGCAGCGGACGCTCCGGCCATGAAGATGGTGCACGACGCCGTGGAGCACATCCTGCAGGCCAACAACCCCGCCCCGGCCATCGTCATCGCCAGCAACTGGGACATCACGGCGGCCAATGCCAGTGCCGGACTGTTGTTCGCAATGGCCGGCGTACTGGCCAGCAGCACCTCGGGCCTCAACCTGCTGGACACACTGCTGCGCCCGGGCGGGCTGGGGGATCATCTGATCAATGCAGACGAGATACGGGCGATTGCCTGGCAGCGGGCGGCCAGGGAGGCGGTGAGCAATCCTGACCTGGCCAGACTGCTGCAAGACTTGCCCGTGCCACCCGCGTTGGCGGCGGATACGCCGATGTCTCCAGTGGTGCTGACCCGGGTGCGCACTGCCGAGGGTGAGCTGCGCTTCCTGTCTACCTTCACCACCTTCGGCATGCCGCAGGACATCACGGTGGCGTCGCTGCGTATCGAGCACCTGATGCCCGCCGACAGCGAAACATGGCAAGCCATGACGGCGGCGTATCAACGAGTGATCCGCAACGCCGAGATTTGA